In a single window of the Bradyrhizobium sp. ORS 285 genome:
- a CDS encoding non-ribosomal peptide synthetase translates to MMRRPSAKPNLKDLGSEELQRLALAARERGRRTGRRDPAAIPIVDRDGKLPLSFAQQQLWLVTQLEGASTNYHLDAVLRLEGQLDVAAWRRSLDRLLARHEALRTIFVAEQGEPQVRLLPPDTAVPLTSHDLRGRQDRDQQLHDLLDRCRSVPFDLARGPLIRSDLIQLDDDLHVALLSLHHIVADGWSMGVIVRELSALYGAFIAGEDDPLPPLALQYPDFAAWQRGALTQERLKRQLDHWMVALAGAPPVLTLPTDRPRAAPRSLAGAAVPVEIDSELSGAIRQLGRTVGATPFVIVLAAWAIVLSRLAGQHDLVVGTPTANRTQAQVEGLIGFFANMLALRLDLTEAPDVAQLIERVKAAALAAQDHQDVPFEQLVDALQPPRDPEYTPIFQIVFAWQNNETGRLALPGIEVERLATAQRQIKFDLELDLSETSGRITGHLNYATALFDRDTVLRYRSYLIAALRAMVTDIGQPVHRINLLSSDERSLLLDRWNSTDLFTPPDRCIQELITDQAYRWPSATALVHDGISLTYQELEQRANRLAHHLVARGAGPDRLVAICQQRGIDAIVSLLAVLKAGAAYLPLDPVYPPQRLREILADAAPLLLLCDDEAIATLGEVPCPVINVPRDASAWQGSPDVAPSTTNLASHHLAYVIYTSGSTGKPKGVMIEHRGLVNLALAQIALFDLSEDSRIVQFASLSFDASVWDIVMALCSGAELHLIGRDAHRDASALLDYLADHRITHATLPPAMLQGRTDLARLAALEVLILAGELPRAELMAALPPNVTVFNAYGPTESTVCATAWRRPARFSDDVVPIGRPIANARIYLLDDAGLPVPRGAVGEIWIGGAGIARGYLNRDDLTAERFAADPFAPADDARMYRTGDLGRYRANGDIEFLGRNDHQVKIRGFRIELGEIEARLSALAGVRDSAVLARRNAQGDAMLAAYVVPSEEVGDAAQWSARLRADLQAWLPDYMVPSAIVCLPALPLTPNGKVDRRALPAPDDGALPRRIYEAPEGEIEGVLAAIWSELLGIERVGRNDHFFELGGQSLLIVRLLDRLQRRGLTTNAQTVFVKPILRELASGVRRIEQSVISANLITAQTKAITPEMLPLIALSQPEIDRVVDRVPGGIANIQDIYALSPLQEGILFHHMLATEGDPYVLVAQMAFPDRDLLDRYLGAVQQVIDRHDVLRTSVVWDGLSVPAQVVWRRARIEVTEVALDGDAPAHLQLAALFDPRSIRIELAKAPLLRFAVARDPEHDRVLLLVQLHHLIGDHSTLEAIHREVEAIMSGQAHVLPAPTPFRNLVARTRDAVTQEAEQLFFRGMLADIDAPTAPFGLMEVRSDGDGVREAKLPIASVLDGRLRCLARRIGVSLASLCHLAFGQVLARSSGREQVVFGTVLLGRMQAGAALDRSLGLFINTLPLRLDLDGTSVASSVRAAHARLAELTTHEHASLAMAQRCSGVAPPAPLFTAILNYRHSRREQDVTVAPASPLQAIEWLGVEERTNYPLMLAVDDDGDGLRLTAQVVGPVPPERICAMMQQALDRLASALEVEPDMPVRRLDVVPAEDRARLLQAWNATAREQDTRCLHQQFEAQAARVPDAIALVHGEETISYGELNARANRLASRLKAQGIGADVVVGLALERSVTMMVALLAVLKAGGAYLPLDPDYPSERLAHMLRDSGAKLLLTQAEPQDRFAPVLEATGAKAWLFDAEAGRGDSDAGNLDVDVHPESLAYVIYTSGSTGLPKGVMVRHSAVTNFLATMAEQPGIRREDRVLGLTSLSFDIAVLELWLPLTHGARIVLADRMAAHDPAMLKAIVARHGVTMIQATPSSWRMLLDHDEMSTWLPKGCRVLSGGEALAPDLARRLTALSGEVWNLYGPTETTVWSARHRLDAADPSPVIGGPIGNTTLHVLDADLNLAPVGVVGELFIGGESLARGYWRRAALSAERFIPDPFGPAGARLYRTGDLARWRADGVLDHVGRADHQVKIRGHRIELGEIEARLREQPGVRDSVVVAQELGGGRQLVGYVSGDDVDSAALRAALASVLPDYMVPSRVMVLPQLPLTPNGKVDRKALPLADARPTETQRVAPRNPTEAALAAIWAELLHRDDVGVTDNFFELGGDSLVAVQLVGRIKRDLARDLPLKRLFELTTVERMASVLVADPPENSRSGDIAAMFDLLKEVELAHE, encoded by the coding sequence ATATCCGGATTTTGCGGCGTGGCAGCGCGGAGCGCTGACGCAGGAGCGGCTGAAGCGCCAGCTTGATCATTGGATGGTGGCGTTGGCCGGCGCGCCGCCGGTGCTGACGCTGCCGACGGATCGGCCACGAGCCGCGCCGCGATCGCTCGCGGGAGCCGCCGTGCCGGTGGAGATCGACAGCGAGCTGTCGGGCGCCATCAGGCAGCTTGGCCGCACGGTCGGCGCCACGCCGTTCGTGATCGTGCTCGCAGCCTGGGCCATCGTGCTGTCGCGGCTGGCCGGTCAGCACGATCTCGTGGTCGGTACGCCCACGGCAAACCGGACACAGGCCCAGGTGGAAGGGTTGATCGGCTTCTTCGCCAACATGCTGGCGCTACGTCTCGATCTGACGGAGGCGCCTGATGTGGCGCAACTGATCGAGCGGGTGAAGGCGGCCGCGCTGGCAGCGCAGGACCACCAGGATGTGCCGTTCGAGCAGCTCGTCGACGCATTGCAGCCGCCGCGCGATCCGGAGTACACGCCGATCTTCCAGATTGTGTTCGCCTGGCAGAACAACGAGACCGGCCGGCTTGCGCTGCCCGGCATCGAGGTCGAGCGTCTTGCGACCGCGCAGCGGCAGATCAAGTTCGACCTCGAGCTTGATCTGAGCGAAACGTCCGGTCGCATCACCGGACATCTCAACTATGCGACGGCGCTGTTCGACCGGGACACCGTGCTGCGCTATCGCTCCTATCTGATCGCCGCGCTGCGGGCCATGGTCACTGACATCGGTCAGCCGGTACACCGGATCAATCTGCTGTCCAGCGACGAGCGGTCGCTGCTGCTCGACCGCTGGAACAGCACGGATCTGTTCACCCCGCCCGACCGCTGCATCCAGGAGCTGATCACCGATCAGGCATACCGATGGCCGTCGGCGACGGCGCTGGTGCATGACGGTATCAGCCTGACTTATCAGGAGCTCGAGCAGAGGGCCAACCGCCTGGCGCATCATCTCGTCGCGCGCGGCGCCGGCCCGGATCGCCTGGTCGCGATCTGCCAGCAGCGCGGCATCGATGCGATCGTCAGTCTGCTCGCGGTGCTCAAGGCGGGCGCCGCCTATCTGCCGCTGGATCCGGTCTACCCGCCACAGCGGTTGCGCGAGATCCTGGCCGACGCAGCGCCCCTGCTGCTGCTATGCGACGATGAGGCAATCGCGACGCTCGGCGAAGTCCCGTGCCCTGTCATCAACGTCCCGCGCGATGCGTCAGCGTGGCAAGGATCGCCCGATGTCGCGCCTTCGACTACTAATCTGGCGTCACACCATCTCGCCTATGTGATCTACACCTCCGGCTCCACCGGCAAGCCGAAGGGAGTGATGATCGAGCACCGTGGCCTGGTCAATCTCGCTCTGGCGCAGATCGCGCTGTTCGACCTCAGCGAGGACAGCCGCATCGTCCAATTCGCGTCCCTCAGCTTCGATGCAAGTGTGTGGGACATCGTCATGGCGCTGTGCTCCGGCGCCGAGCTGCATCTGATCGGGCGCGACGCCCATCGCGACGCCTCGGCGCTGCTCGATTATCTCGCCGACCACCGCATTACCCACGCCACGCTGCCGCCGGCGATGCTGCAGGGCCGCACGGATCTCGCGCGCCTCGCGGCGCTGGAGGTTTTGATCCTCGCTGGCGAGCTGCCGAGGGCCGAGCTCATGGCGGCGTTGCCGCCAAACGTGACGGTGTTCAACGCCTATGGGCCGACGGAATCCACCGTCTGCGCCACTGCCTGGCGCCGTCCTGCGCGCTTCAGCGATGATGTCGTTCCGATCGGACGTCCGATCGCCAATGCCCGCATCTATCTGCTCGACGACGCCGGTCTGCCGGTGCCGCGCGGCGCGGTCGGCGAGATCTGGATCGGCGGGGCAGGGATCGCGCGAGGCTATCTCAACCGGGATGATCTCACGGCGGAGCGCTTCGCGGCCGACCCGTTTGCGCCCGCTGATGATGCGCGCATGTACCGCACCGGCGATCTCGGCCGCTATCGTGCCAATGGCGATATCGAGTTCCTCGGTCGAAACGATCATCAGGTCAAGATCCGCGGCTTCCGCATCGAGCTCGGCGAGATCGAGGCGCGTTTGAGCGCGCTCGCCGGTGTGCGCGACTCCGCGGTGCTGGCGCGCCGCAATGCGCAAGGCGACGCAATGCTCGCGGCCTATGTCGTGCCGAGCGAGGAGGTCGGCGATGCCGCGCAATGGAGCGCCCGATTGCGCGCCGATCTGCAGGCCTGGCTCCCCGACTACATGGTACCATCGGCGATCGTCTGCCTGCCGGCGCTTCCGCTGACGCCGAACGGCAAGGTCGACCGGCGCGCCTTGCCGGCCCCGGATGACGGCGCTCTGCCGCGCCGGATCTACGAGGCGCCCGAGGGCGAGATCGAGGGCGTGCTCGCAGCGATCTGGAGCGAGCTTCTCGGCATCGAGCGCGTCGGGCGCAACGATCATTTCTTCGAGCTCGGCGGCCAGTCGCTTCTGATCGTTCGTCTGCTCGACCGCCTACAGCGTCGCGGCCTCACGACGAATGCGCAGACCGTGTTCGTGAAGCCGATCCTGCGCGAGCTCGCGTCAGGCGTCCGGCGTATCGAGCAGTCCGTCATTTCCGCCAATCTCATCACGGCCCAGACGAAGGCGATCACGCCGGAGATGCTGCCGCTGATCGCGCTCAGCCAGCCCGAGATCGACCGGGTCGTCGATCGGGTGCCCGGCGGCATCGCCAACATCCAGGACATCTACGCCCTGTCGCCACTCCAGGAAGGCATCCTGTTTCATCATATGCTGGCGACGGAGGGCGACCCCTACGTGCTGGTCGCGCAGATGGCGTTTCCCGACCGCGATCTGCTCGACCGCTATCTTGGCGCGGTTCAGCAGGTGATCGACCGCCATGACGTGCTGCGGACATCGGTCGTCTGGGACGGCCTGTCCGTTCCGGCGCAGGTGGTCTGGCGCCGCGCGCGGATCGAGGTCACGGAGGTCGCGCTCGACGGCGACGCGCCGGCGCATCTGCAACTCGCCGCGCTGTTTGATCCGAGATCGATCCGGATCGAGCTGGCCAAGGCGCCGCTGCTGCGCTTCGCCGTCGCGCGTGATCCGGAGCACGATCGTGTGCTGCTGCTTGTCCAGCTGCACCATCTGATCGGTGATCATTCCACCTTGGAGGCCATTCACCGGGAGGTCGAGGCGATCATGTCGGGCCAGGCGCATGTCCTGCCGGCTCCGACCCCGTTCCGCAATCTCGTCGCGCGGACTCGCGATGCCGTGACGCAGGAAGCTGAGCAGCTTTTCTTCCGCGGCATGCTCGCCGATATCGATGCGCCAACTGCGCCGTTCGGGCTCATGGAGGTGCGCAGCGATGGCGACGGCGTTCGCGAAGCGAAGTTGCCGATTGCTTCTGTGCTCGACGGTCGGCTCCGATGCCTGGCGCGACGCATCGGGGTCAGCCTCGCCAGCCTCTGCCACCTCGCCTTCGGACAGGTGCTCGCCCGCAGCAGCGGCCGCGAGCAGGTCGTGTTCGGCACGGTGCTGCTCGGTCGGATGCAGGCCGGCGCCGCGCTCGATCGCAGCCTCGGACTGTTCATCAATACGCTGCCCTTGCGCCTCGATCTCGACGGCACCTCGGTCGCGAGCAGCGTGCGCGCGGCGCATGCCCGGCTGGCCGAGCTGACGACGCATGAGCATGCGTCATTGGCGATGGCGCAGCGCTGCAGCGGCGTCGCGCCGCCGGCGCCGCTGTTCACCGCAATTCTGAACTATCGCCATAGCCGAAGGGAGCAAGACGTCACGGTGGCGCCTGCAAGCCCGCTGCAGGCGATCGAATGGCTGGGGGTCGAGGAGCGCACCAACTATCCGCTGATGCTGGCCGTCGATGACGATGGCGATGGCCTGCGCCTGACGGCCCAGGTGGTCGGACCCGTGCCGCCGGAGCGGATCTGCGCGATGATGCAGCAGGCGCTCGATCGGCTGGCATCGGCGTTGGAGGTCGAGCCTGACATGCCGGTGCGCAGGCTCGATGTCGTTCCGGCAGAGGATCGCGCGCGGCTGCTCCAGGCGTGGAACGCGACGGCGCGGGAGCAGGACACGCGCTGTCTGCATCAACAATTCGAAGCGCAGGCCGCACGCGTGCCTGACGCGATTGCGCTGGTCCACGGTGAGGAGACGATCAGCTATGGCGAGCTGAACGCACGCGCGAACCGGCTGGCGTCTCGTCTCAAGGCACAGGGGATCGGCGCCGACGTCGTGGTCGGCCTCGCGCTGGAACGCAGCGTCACGATGATGGTGGCGCTGCTCGCGGTGCTCAAGGCAGGCGGCGCCTATCTGCCGCTCGACCCGGACTATCCGTCCGAGCGGCTCGCCCACATGCTCAGAGATAGTGGAGCTAAGCTGCTGCTGACGCAGGCGGAGCCGCAGGATCGCTTCGCGCCGGTGCTTGAGGCGACCGGTGCGAAGGCCTGGCTGTTCGATGCCGAAGCTGGGCGGGGTGACAGTGATGCCGGCAATCTCGACGTCGACGTACATCCCGAGAGCTTGGCCTATGTCATCTACACCTCGGGCTCGACCGGTCTGCCCAAGGGTGTGATGGTGCGCCATAGCGCGGTGACGAACTTCCTGGCGACCATGGCCGAGCAGCCGGGCATTAGGCGTGAGGATCGCGTGCTCGGTCTGACCTCGCTGTCGTTCGACATCGCGGTGCTCGAGCTGTGGCTGCCGTTGACGCATGGCGCGCGGATCGTGCTCGCCGATCGCATGGCGGCGCATGATCCGGCGATGCTGAAGGCGATCGTGGCCCGGCATGGCGTGACCATGATCCAGGCGACGCCATCGAGCTGGCGCATGCTGCTCGATCATGATGAGATGAGCACATGGTTGCCGAAGGGCTGCCGTGTGCTGAGCGGCGGCGAAGCGTTGGCGCCGGATCTGGCGCGGCGGCTGACGGCGCTGAGCGGCGAGGTCTGGAACCTGTATGGGCCGACCGAGACCACGGTGTGGTCGGCGCGCCACCGGCTCGATGCGGCGGATCCCTCGCCGGTGATCGGCGGTCCGATCGGCAATACGACGCTGCATGTGCTCGACGCCGATCTCAACCTCGCGCCGGTCGGCGTGGTCGGCGAGCTGTTCATTGGCGGCGAGAGTCTTGCGCGCGGCTATTGGCGGCGCGCGGCGCTGAGCGCGGAGCGGTTCATCCCAGATCCGTTCGGCCCTGCCGGCGCACGGCTTTATCGGACTGGCGACCTCGCGCGCTGGCGGGCCGATGGGGTGCTCGACCATGTCGGCCGCGCCGATCACCAGGTGAAGATCCGCGGCCATCGCATCGAGCTCGGCGAGATCGAGGCGCGGCTGCGCGAACAGCCGGGGGTGCGCGACAGCGTCGTGGTGGCGCAGGAGCTCGGCGGCGGCCGGCAACTGGTCGGCTATGTCAGCGGCGATGATGTCGACAGTGCAGCGCTACGCGCGGCGCTGGCCTCGGTGCTGCCCGACTACATGGTGCCGTCGCGCGTGATGGTGCTGCCGCAACTGCCGCTGACGCCGAACGGCAAGGTCGACCGCAAGGCGCTGCCGCTGGCAGATGCGCGACCGACTGAGACGCAGCGTGTCGCGCCACGCAATCCGACGGAGGCGGCGCTCGCGGCGATCTGGGCCGAGCTGCTGCACCGGGACGATGTCGGCGTCACCGATAATTTCTTCGAGCTCGGCGGCGACTCGCTGGTCGCGGTTCAGCTCGTTGGCCGCATCAAGCGCGATCTCGCGCGCGACCTGCCTTTGAAGCGCCTGTTCGAGCTGACGACCGTCGAGCGAATGGCGTCGGTGCTGGTGGCCGATCCACCTGAGAATTCGCGCAGTGGCGACATCGCCGCCATGTTCGATCTGCTGAAGGAAGTCGAGCTCGCCCATGAATGA